CGCTTCCGGTACTGCCGGCTAGCCCTCGCCTCGCTCTGCATCGCTGGCCACCAGGCCAGGTCATTCGCTTGCCACCGCCCTGCATCGCTGACAGGCGGTAGGCCGTTCCTGCTCGGGAGTAACACATCCATGAAGATCCATCAGACCCTGCCCTTCGCTCTGCTCGGCGCCGGCCTGCTCGGAGGTCTGCCCACCGGCGCCTCGGCCGCCGGCTTTACCGACGACGCCAAGGCCAGCCTCAACCTGCGCAACTTCTACATCAACCGCAACATGGTCGACCCGAGCAACCCGCAGAGCAAAGCCGAGGAATGGACGCAGAGCTTCATCCTCGATGCCCGCTCCGGCTTCACCGAAGGCCCGATCGGCTTCGGTGTCGATGTGCTCGGTCTGTGGTCGGTCAAGCTCGACGGCGGCGGCGGCACCTATGGCACTGGCCTGCTACCGCGCCACAGCGACGGTCGCCCTGCCGACGACTTCGGCCGCCTGGGCGTGGCGGCCAAGGCGCGCATTTCCAAGACCGAACTGAAGGTCGGTGAGTGGATGCCGGTACTGCCGATCCTGCGCGCCGACGACGGCCGCTCGCTGCCACAGACCCTGCGCGGGGCGCAGATCACCTCCAACGAGTTCGACGGCCTGACGCTCTACGGCGGGCAGTTCCGCGCCAACAGCCCGCGCAACGACGCGAGCATGGAAGACATGACCTACGGTCGTGGCGCATCCGACCGCTTCAACTTCGTCGGCGGCGAGTACAAGTTCAACCAGAACCGCACCCTGGTCGGCCTGTGGAATGCCGAGCTGAAAGACGTCTATCAGCAGCAGTACCTGCAGTTGAGCCACACCCAGCCAGTCGGTGACTGGACCTTCGGCGCCAACCTCGGCTACTTCCAGGGTGACGACGACGGCGCAAGGCTGGCCGGCAAGCTGGACAACAAGACCTACTCGGGCATGTTCTCGGCGAAGATCGCCGGCAACACCTTCTTCGTCGGCCTGCAGAAAGTCGATGGCGATACCTGGATGCGGGTCAACGGCACCAGCGGCGGCACCCTGGCCAACGACAGCTACAATTCCAGCTTCGACAACGCCAACGAGCGCTCCTGGCAGCTGCGCCACGACCTGGACTTCAGCGTACTGGGCATTCCCGGCCTGAGCCTGATGAACCGCTATATCAGCGGAGACAATGTTCACACCGGGGCGATCACCGACGGCAAGGAATGGATTCGCGAATCCGAACTGGCCTACGTGATCCAGAGCGGCACCTTCAAGAGCCTCAGCCTGCGCTGGCGCAACTCGAGCATCCGCCGCGATTTCAGCAACAACGAGTTCGACGAGAACCGCCTGATCATCAACTACCCGCTGTCGATCCTCTGACCGAGGGCGAATTGACAGGCGCGAGGATCGGTGTCGATAATCGCGCCAAGTCATACGACAACACACAACACTCATAACAGTTTCAGGTAACCCTGGCCATGACGACTCCCCGCTTCAATCGCCTGCTGCTCACCGGAGCCGCCGGCGGACTGGGCACTATCCTGCGTGAACGCCTCAAGGGCTGCGCCGAGATCCTGCGTCTTTCCGACATCAGCCCCATGGCTCCCGCCGCTGGCCCGCATGAAGAAGTGGTGACCTGCGACCTGGCCGACAAGGCTGCCGTGCATGAACTGGTGGCCGGCGTAGATGCCATCGTGCATTTCGGCGGGGTGTCCACCGAGCATTCCTTCGAGGCCATCCTCGGCCCGAACATCTGCGGCGTGTTCCACATCTACGAGGCGGCGCGCAAGCACGGCGTCAAGCGGGTGATCTTCGCCAGTTCCAACCACACCATCGGTTTCTACCGCCAGGACGAGCGCATCGATGCCCACTCGCCGCGCCGTCCGGACAGCTACTACGGCCTGTCGAAGTGCTACGGCGAAGACATGGCCAGCTTCTATTTCGACCGCTACGGCATCGAAACCGTGAGCATCCGC
The Pseudomonas sp. DTU_2021_1001937_2_SI_NGA_ILE_001 DNA segment above includes these coding regions:
- a CDS encoding OprD family porin; the protein is MKIHQTLPFALLGAGLLGGLPTGASAAGFTDDAKASLNLRNFYINRNMVDPSNPQSKAEEWTQSFILDARSGFTEGPIGFGVDVLGLWSVKLDGGGGTYGTGLLPRHSDGRPADDFGRLGVAAKARISKTELKVGEWMPVLPILRADDGRSLPQTLRGAQITSNEFDGLTLYGGQFRANSPRNDASMEDMTYGRGASDRFNFVGGEYKFNQNRTLVGLWNAELKDVYQQQYLQLSHTQPVGDWTFGANLGYFQGDDDGARLAGKLDNKTYSGMFSAKIAGNTFFVGLQKVDGDTWMRVNGTSGGTLANDSYNSSFDNANERSWQLRHDLDFSVLGIPGLSLMNRYISGDNVHTGAITDGKEWIRESELAYVIQSGTFKSLSLRWRNSSIRRDFSNNEFDENRLIINYPLSIL
- a CDS encoding NAD(P)-dependent oxidoreductase gives rise to the protein MTTPRFNRLLLTGAAGGLGTILRERLKGCAEILRLSDISPMAPAAGPHEEVVTCDLADKAAVHELVAGVDAIVHFGGVSTEHSFEAILGPNICGVFHIYEAARKHGVKRVIFASSNHTIGFYRQDERIDAHSPRRPDSYYGLSKCYGEDMASFYFDRYGIETVSIRIGSSFPEPNNRRMLCTWLSYDDLVQLIERGLFTPDVGHTIVYGASDNTPQWWDNRHAAHLGYTPKDSSEPFRAKVEAQPAPPADDPSMVYQGGAFAAAGPFD